One part of the Terrimicrobium sacchariphilum genome encodes these proteins:
- a CDS encoding UDP-2,3-diacylglucosamine diphosphatase, which translates to MNHYRTGWISDVHLGTRGSKAGALLKFLKDSEFETLYLVGDLIDIWALRRGIYWPQAHNDVIQKLLRRARKGTEIIYVVGNHDEFLARFFGQYGNISLQKNALHTTADGRRLLVMHGHELDTVVQNLGWLAHVGDVGYTLLMRCNGVVNFFRRAMGLGYWSLSAYVKAEVKNVVSFIGQFEEAIVRYARDFDVDGVLCGHIHTAAMREVNGVTYYNTGDWVESCTAMVERFDGTIEMLHFSPEETDGTADETPMESIPAPLLVLTR; encoded by the coding sequence ATGAACCACTATCGCACAGGATGGATTTCCGATGTCCACCTCGGTACCCGGGGCAGCAAAGCGGGCGCACTACTCAAGTTCCTCAAGGACAGCGAGTTTGAGACTCTCTATCTCGTGGGTGACCTGATCGATATCTGGGCGCTCCGTCGCGGCATCTACTGGCCGCAGGCGCATAACGATGTGATCCAGAAACTTCTCCGGCGCGCTCGCAAGGGGACCGAGATTATCTACGTGGTGGGAAATCATGACGAATTTCTTGCTCGCTTCTTTGGGCAATACGGGAACATCAGTCTCCAGAAGAATGCCCTGCATACCACGGCTGATGGCCGTCGGTTGCTCGTGATGCATGGGCACGAACTTGACACGGTCGTGCAGAATCTCGGCTGGCTGGCGCATGTGGGCGATGTGGGATATACGCTGCTCATGCGATGCAACGGCGTCGTGAATTTCTTCCGCCGCGCAATGGGCCTCGGCTATTGGTCCCTGAGCGCCTATGTGAAGGCGGAGGTAAAGAATGTCGTGAGCTTTATCGGGCAGTTCGAAGAGGCCATCGTACGGTACGCGCGGGATTTCGATGTCGATGGGGTGCTATGTGGACACATTCATACTGCAGCAATGCGCGAGGTGAACGGCGTCACCTACTACAATACCGGGGACTGGGTCGAGAGTTGTACGGCGATGGTTGAGCGTTTCGATGGCACCATTGAGATGCTGCATTTCTCTCCCGAGGAAACTGATGGGACTGCGGATGAAACCCCAATGGAATCGATTCCCGCTCCGTTGCTT